The following are encoded together in the Macadamia integrifolia cultivar HAES 741 chromosome 10, SCU_Mint_v3, whole genome shotgun sequence genome:
- the LOC122092228 gene encoding uncharacterized protein LOC122092228, producing the protein MKYGRIDIQVTCNHLRWHWHSIEVFEVCFVEMSFRRIKAIRKCELLTTRLESPLLDSEKFQQWVGVGVGRVKYQRHIPISLQQYRAQLSLPNERERLKRAFIVFVLGFNITFFALKGLKCQSWSRFCLRRSHHLPSRLHSWRCCHVKGENSEGALSGESIVLDEQTLEQELQMAIEEENYARAAKIRDSLRLLHDDGKASVLAANNRFYNSFRKGDMAAMRALWGKGDNVCVVHPGVGGISGYDLVMGSWEFVWADYEFPLEIEVKDVQVHVKGDVGYVKCIEVVKTKGSSWGKQYVINVFEKIDGQWCICIHHASYVDL; encoded by the exons gtatgcttTGTGGAAATGAGTTTCAGAAGGATAAAGGCAATTCGAAAATGTGAGCTTCTCACAACCAGGTTGGAGTCGCCACTTCTagatagcgagaagtttcaacaatgggttggggttggggtaggtCGAGTTAAGTATCAG AGACATATTCCGATAAGCTTGCAGCAATACAGAGCTCAGTTGAGTTtgccaaatgagagagagagactcaaacGGGCATTTATCGTTTTTGTTCTTG GGTTCAACATCACATTCTTCGCTCTTAAGGGATTGAAGTGCCAATCTTGGAGCCGTTTCTGTCTGCGAA GATCACATCACCTGCCTTCCCGCCTGCATTCTTGGAGATGTTGCCATGTTAAAGGTGAAAATTCAGAGGGGGCTTTAAGCGGTGAAAGCATTGTCTTGGATGAACAAACATTAGAACAAGAACTGCAGATGGCCATTGAGGAAGAAAACTATGCTCGAGCGGCAAAAATCAGGGATAGCCTCCGGCTTCTTCATGATGACGGCAAGGCTTCTGTGCTAGCAGCAAATAATCGGTTTTACAATTCGTTCAGGAAAGGAGACATGGCTGCCATGCGAGCCCTGTGGGGAAAAGGGGATAATGTGTGTGTTGTACATCCTGGTGTGGGTGGGATATCAGGTTACGATCTCGTCATGGGAAGCTGGGAGTTTGTATGGGCAGACTATGAATTCCCGCTTGAGATTGAGGTAAAAGATGTTCAAGTTCATGTCAAAGGTGACGTTGGGTATGTCAAATGCATTGAAGTGGTTAAGACCAAAGGCAGCAGTTGGGGGAAACAGTATGTAATAAACGTGTTTGAGAAAATTGATGGTCAGTGGTGTATTTGCATTCACCATGCTTCATATGTTGACTTGTGA
- the LOC122092229 gene encoding uncharacterized protein LOC122092229, whose protein sequence is MKTLYWNIRGIKKAAARLALRNILRDKRPDFLCIAEPMIPSDAFPTLFFNKLGFDPDFIHNERLGGVSNLWLIWRRGVAKPVVLSSSEQQISVSVQWAQETFILSVVHAKCLRAARRELWTDLVATHPGLTTPWMILGDFNATLLSSEKRGPGSFNLGSAGDFGAMVDTCSLIQVPSQGRKFTWTNNRRRGHVSAVLDRSFCNEAWISYFQECHQFVLQRVASDHTPILVVSEGSERPKNCPFRFQRFWADHEGYLNAVKSSWVTDIPGSPMMVMAQKLKRLKVFLRSWAKENFPNFNLEMMEAKKCMEEIQTEIDRDGINDSIYAKEADAKTRYLKALQNYEKLWAEKSRSRWRNQGDRCSKFFHISVKIRRMKNSIKSLKMVDGTLISDREQIKEYVAGYYEHSHKGTPLTNHMDLLQCIPNVLEEWDRGQLDGIPSDSEIKNAVWDLDPDSAPGPDGFPGAFYKSCWDIISSDLCNAIRWFFRTGFMPYGINNNFLVLRRFGFSEKWISWIHQILVSARISVLFNGGPVGFFGVEKGLRQGDPISPMLFIIAEEVLCRGLSELLANNNIKALSGPRGAIIPTHILFADDVFIFSNASIRKQAIAEELGISICNFPTRYLGSRSLREG, encoded by the exons atgaaaaccctctattggaatattagagggataAAGAAGGCTGCTGCAAGGTTAGCTTTGAGGAATATTTTAAGGGACAAAAGACCTGATTTCCTTTGCATTGCCGAACCTATGATTCCCTCTGACGCCTTTCCTACGTTGTTCTTCAACAAACTGGGTTTTGACCCTGATTTCATCCATAACGAGCGTCTAGGCGGAGTCTCAAATCTATGGCTGATTTGGCGAAGAGGTGTAGCAAAGCCTGTTGTGCTATCATCTTCTGAGCAGCAAATCTCTGTCTCTGTGCAATGGGCTCAGGAAACTTTCATCTTATCTGTAGTGCATGCCAAATGCCTAAGAGCTGCTAGAAGAGAATTGTGGACCGACTTGGTGGCAACCCATCCTGGGCTGACTACTCCTTGGATGATTCTTGGAGATTTCAATGCCACCCTTCTCTCttctgaaaaaagggggcctgGAAGTTTCAACCTTGGGTCAGCGGGAGATTTTGGCGCAATGGTGGATACTTGTTCACTAATTCAAGTTCCTTCGCAGGGAAGGAAATTCACATGGACTAATAACAGGAGAAGGGGACATGTCTCTGCAGTACTCGATCGAAGCTTTTGCAATGAGGCCTGGATTTCTTATTTTCAAGAATGTCACCAATTTGTCTTGCAGAGAGTGGCGTCTGACCATACTCCCATTTTGGTGGTGTCTGAAGGCTCTGAAAGACCAAAAAACTGTCCTTTTCGCTTCCAGAGGTTCTGGGCAGACCATGAGGGTTATCTAAATGCAGTTAAGTCCTCCTGGGTGACTGACATTCCTGGATCGCCAATGATGGTTAtggctcaaaaattaaaaagattgaagGTCTTCCTGCGTTCCtgggcaaaagaaaattttccaaattttaatttggagatgatggaAGCAAAAAAATGCATGGAGGAGATCCAGACTGAAATTGACAGAGATGGGATAAATGACTCAATTTATGCcaaagaagctgatgcaaagaccAGATATCTGAAGGCCCtgcaaaattatgagaaattatgggctgaaaaatcTCGTTCTAGATGGAGGAATCAAGGAGATAgatgctcaaaattttttcacatcTCAGTGAAGATTCGGCGAATGAAGAACTCCATTAAATCTCTGAAGATGGTTGATGGGACCCTGATCTCTGATAGagagcagatcaaggaatatGTTGCGGGTTATTATGAGCATTCTCACAAAGGTACTCCCCTTACCAATCACATGGATTTATTGCAATGCATTCCTAATGTTTTGGAAGAATGGGATAGAGGTCAATTAGATGGTATTCCCTCTGACTCTGAGATTAAGAATGCGGTGTGGGATCTTGATCCAGATAGTGCTCCTGGTCCAGATGGATTTCCTGGAGCTTTTTATAAATCATGTTGGGACATCATATCTTCAGATTTGTGCAATGCTATCAGATGGTTTTTCAGAACCGGGTTCATGCCTTACggcattaataataatttcctg gttCTGAGGAGATTtggattttctgaaaaatggatctcttggatccatcagaTCCTTGTTTCTGCCAGAATCTCAGTTCTGTTTAATGGTGGCCCTGTTGGATTCTTTGGTGTGGAGAAGGGTCTGAGACAAGGAGATCCAATCTCGCCTATGCTGTTTATCATTGCTGAAGAGGTTCTTTGTAGAGGCTTATCTGAGCTCCTAGCCAATAACAACATTAAAGCTCTATCAGGTCCGCGTGGGGCGATTATCCCTACACATattctttttgctgatgatgtttttatcttttctaatgCTTCCATCAG GAAGCAAGCCATTGCAGAAGAGCTTGGTATCTCCATTTGTAACTTCCCCACCCGCTATTTGGGGTCGAGATCTTTAAGGGAAGGCTGA
- the LOC122090745 gene encoding stigma-specific STIG1-like protein 1, whose translation MKLVKLFFVLAIAMALIIGITAAMPKEEEEAEVEVEDNGEQPSSSSSSLRGMGRFLKQNYSSNPRQQMTCNKYPRICRAKGSPGPDCCSKKCVNVKTDRLNCGFCGKKCKYNEICCGGKCINPSSNKKHCGQCNIKCKKGYSCELGICNYA comes from the coding sequence ATGAAGTTGGTTAAGTTGTTCTTTGTTCTAGCAATAGCCATGGCCTTAATCATAGGCATCACAGCAGCAAtgccaaaggaagaagaagaagcagaagtaGAAGTAGAAGATAATGGTGAACaaccatcatcttcttcatcttctctgaGGGGAATGGGTAGGTTCCTGAAACAAAATTACAGCAGCAACCCTAGGCAGCAAATGACTTGTAACAAATATCCTAGGATATGTAGAGCTAAGGGTAGCCCTGGACCTGATTGCTGCAGCAAGAAATGTGTCAATGTGAAAACAGACAGACTCAATTGTGGGTTTTGTGGGAAGAAGTGCAAGTACAATGAGATATGTTGTGGGGGTAAATGTATCAACCCTTCCTCCAACAAGAAGCATTGTGGGCAATGCAACATCAAGTGCAAGAAAGGGTACTCCTGTGAACTGGGTATATGCAACTAcgcttag